The candidate division WOR-3 bacterium DNA segment TTATAAAAAGGAGTAATCTATGGCGGATTTAAGATTAGGTTCATTAAATTATGTCGTAATTATGGGACGCGCCGTGCGCGAACCGGAATTAAAATACACTCCTAAAGGAAATCCAATTTGCAGTTTTTCGATTGCGGTCAATCGTCGGTATCAAGATAAAGAAACACAGGAATGGAAAGATGACACCAGTTTTTTTAATGTTCGAACCTTTGGCAAATGGGCAGAAATGTGTAATGACCGACTGAAAAAAGGCAGTTCGGTGCTGATTGAAGGTCGATTGAATAGTCGAACCTGGATCGACCAAAATGGAAACAAACAAAGACGCGTAGAAATAGTCGCAAATCGAGTGCAAATCTTAGATAAATTAGGCAGTGAACCTGAACCTTTGCCAGAAAACGATATCGACGAAGAAAATATCCCTCAGGATAAAATTGACGACTTGCCATTTTAGATAACGACATTATCCCTTAATTATCGAAAATTAATACTTACTTTCTTAATTTTCCTTTCCCCTGTTAATACATCTTTCATCAAAAAAATCTAACCCCAATATATTAAGACCGTTTATGAAAAATAATTTGACAAGTATAATTCGGTTATTTATAATACTGATTATTTATTTCTTGCAAAATAATAATTTGAACAGAAAAACTTATGAAAGCGAATAAGAGGTAAATATGACAAAGACAAAAAAAATTGAAATTGGCGTGATTGGTATTGGCTATTGGGGCAAAAATATCCTGCGTAATCTTTATGAATTAGGCGTCGTAAGCAAGGCATGTGATGCAGACCTTAAAACGATTGAAGAAAGGAAAAAAGAGTTTCCGAATCTGAAATATACTGAGAATGTGGATACAATACTTAACGACACAGAAATTACTGCAGTCGCAATAGCAACACCCTCAGCAACTCATTACCAATTAGTTAAAAAAGCCCTTAATGCCAATAAAGATGTCTTTGTGGAAAAACCGCTGGCTTTAACCTTTGCTCATGGAAAGGAACTGGTTGATTTAGCAAAAAAGAAAAATAAGCTTTTAATGGTTGGTCATATCTTACAATACCATCCCGCAGTAATTAAATTAAAAGAATTAATTGATTGTGGCGAATTGGGTAAAATTCAATATATTTACTCTAATCGACTCAATATCGGTAAATTACGCGTCGAAGAAAATATCCTGTGGAGTTTTGCGCCTCACGATATTTCTATTATTTTAATGTTAATAGGCAGTGAACCAATTAGAATTAGTTGTTTTGGCGAAGGTTATTTGAATAAAGACATTTTTGATGTTACTTTAACAACCTTAGAATTTGATAATGACATCAAGTCGCATATTTTTGTTAGTTGGCTGCATCCATTCAAAGAACAAAAATTAGTAGTAGTCGGTTCAAAAGCAATGGCGGTATTTGATGATTTGACCAAAGAAAAATTATTCGTTTATCCCCATAAGATTGAATGGACCAAAGGCAAAATTCCCGTGGCTCATAAAGCCGAATATTATTGTGTTGAATTCGCACCGAAGGAGCCGTTAAAAGAAGAAATGAAACATTTTATTGAGTGCTTATTGAATCGCACGCCTCCGAAAACTAATGGCGAAGAAGGATTAGCCGTATTAAAGGTTTTAGAACAAGCCGAAAAATCCTTAAGAACTAAAGGTGCAATACCAACGCTTTCTGAAAAAAAATATTTTGTCCATCCGACTGCGTTAATCGACGAAAATGTCGAAATTGGCGAAGGCACGAAAATCTGGCACTTCTCTCATATTCTATCGGGCACAAAAATTGGTAAAAACTGTGTTATTGGTCAAAATGTGATGATTGGTCCTGATGTTAAAATTGGCAATAAATGTAAAATCCAAAACAATGTTTCAATCTATAAAGCAGTAACTTTAGAAGATGAAGTGTTTTGCGGTCCGAGTTGTGTCTTCACTAATGTTTACAATCCCCGAGCCTTTGTTGAGCGCAAAGATGAATTTTTACCCACTTTGGTTAAAAGAGGTGCTTCGATTGGTGCAAACGCAACAATTGTCTGCGGTAACACTATCGGTCAGTATGCCTTTGTGGGCGCCGGCGCAGTCGTAAAAAAAGATGTGCCGGATTATGCCTTGGTAGTTGGTGTTCCTGCCCGACAAATCGGTTGGGTCTGTA contains these protein-coding regions:
- the ssb gene encoding single-stranded DNA-binding protein: MADLRLGSLNYVVIMGRAVREPELKYTPKGNPICSFSIAVNRRYQDKETQEWKDDTSFFNVRTFGKWAEMCNDRLKKGSSVLIEGRLNSRTWIDQNGNKQRRVEIVANRVQILDKLGSEPEPLPENDIDEENIPQDKIDDLPF